The Tumebacillus amylolyticus DNA segment GCCACGGAGCCCGGATTGAGGTCAAAACGGGCGAGACCGGCACGACGTTCCTCGTGAGATTCGCGCTCTAAGTGCATCGAGATATGAAAAAAGCCCAAGGACGGAAGTCCTTGGGCTTTATTATGTGTAGTTTGCCAGACAGGAGTGACTGTCGAAACATCGCATGCCCTACCTCTCATGCGACCATATGGCTCCTGGGCCACGCCTGTTGTGAATCGTGGGAAAGTCTAAGATCTTGTACACACACCAATATGACAAATTAGATCTCTGCATTAACACTCTTGTCCAGCTACCTTGCGATTCACTTAGTATACACGGGAATTTACAGAGATGCAAGCCTTTGGCAAAACGTTACAGATCGGGTATGCTGAATTTACCAAATAAAACGAGGTTCGAAATGAGGCAGATTCATGTCGAAGTGGTTTACGATGCCCGTTGCGGTGCATCTGTTTTTTGTGCGCGATGGAGAAATTTTGCTGCTGAGACGCTTCAACACCGGGTACGAGGACGGCAACTACAGCGTGCCGGCCGGGCATCTGGACGGCGGGGAAGAAGTGATCTCGGCGGCGATTCGCGAGGCGCACGAAGAGTGCGGCGTGGTGATCAAGCCTGCTGACGTGCAAGTCGTAGGCGTCATGCATCGCCGTGCGAACGATGAACGCGTGGATTTTTACGTATCCGTTTCCGTTTGGTCGGGGG contains these protein-coding regions:
- a CDS encoding NUDIX hydrolase codes for the protein MSKWFTMPVAVHLFFVRDGEILLLRRFNTGYEDGNYSVPAGHLDGGEEVISAAIREAHEECGVVIKPADVQVVGVMHRRANDERVDFYVSVSVWSGEVVNTEPDKCDDLSWFGLDELPDNMIPYVRKAIENYHAGVWFDSYGWQPGE